Genomic segment of Prionailurus viverrinus isolate Anna chromosome B4, UM_Priviv_1.0, whole genome shotgun sequence:
GGACGTCGCGGAGTTCCGCAGGAAGGTGATGAAGGACCGGGACCTGCTGGTCGTCGCCCACGACCTGATCCGGAAGATGTCGCCTGTAAGTCTGTTTCAGAGGGCCGCTTCGGGTCTCCCTGGGTCGCTTGCTTCCGGTCGGGGCTGCAGAGGGCGGGGCTGATGCGAACGCTTGCACGAGCCCGCGTCGCGTTCCGTTCTCGGCCGGGCCGGGCTGACGAGCCACCGTGTTCGTGTCCTTTAGAACCTGAACCGTCCCTTCCGACAGCGGTGATGCGGGCGCACCGCGGGGCTCCTGAAAGAGCCCGTGCTGAGTGGAGCCGGGATACGAGACGTGGTGACTGGGGTGTCATGCCACACTGGGGACAAACCTTGGTTTCACGCCCATTTCGCAGACGGGTATCCTGGAGGTGTGGTTTTGGTTTAAGCAGGCCAGCCACGTAGCTTCGGAGGACAGGTGGTTCCCGAAAACATTTTAAGATGGGGGAAGCTAGAGCGTCTTTGTCCGCAGGGGGACGTGATCCGGTGGAGAGGAAGAGCGGTCCCCTCGAGTCGGGGCTGCCGGCCCAGGGGTGGGGGTCCGCTGTGAGGCAGCCGCCGTGGACAGGCAGGGGCGCTGGGAAGCTACACGATGTGGAAGAGGCCAGGGGCGGGTTTCTTCTGGTTACTTCTGGGTTTATTAGAGCACAGCCATCATCTgagcgttggggggggggggggggggggggggagggtgttggAGACGCTGCACAGAAAGCATGAGAGGGTGTCTGCAGGGTCATCGGGGAGACCTGGAGAGTTTAGGTCTCTGTGCCTCCTCACAGCCCCCGCTGTGCCCCCAACAACTGACTTAATGTGGTCACATTTGTGTCCCCCACGTGGAAGTCCGCCCCGGGACAGCATGCTGGTTTGCCAGGGCCGGGGCCCCCGGGCCTTGTTTTGTTCCTCTGCCAACATGTGCCCGTCcggcagggcaggaggggagcagggagggctcctgcctcacccctgcctgaCGTGGGAGCCGCATCTACCGCCTGTGTTCTCGTCGCGCCGGCCTGGGGTCTCCAGCGTCTGGGAAGTGTTTCGGCTGGGCGGCTGTCCCGGGGGACGTGTTCTGTTGGCTCGGGGCAGCTGGGACGTGGGGCCAGGCCTGGCCCGCTGCCCGTTTTGTAAATGAAGTGGCCGGTGCCCAGCCACGCCGATCATTTGCGTATTGTCCACGGCTGCTCTCACGCTCAGGCGCAAGGGTCGGGTAGTTGTCACAGAGAATGAGGcccgcagagcctgaagcagttGCTGTCTGGGCCTTTGCAGACGGGGTTGCTGAGATGGACGGGGACGAGTCAGTGGACAGAGTGGTGTCGCGGGGCGGGTGGTGCGGGGCCGCGTGCGGTGAGAGGTGGTTCATTTGTTGAGAGGCCACGAGGCAGACACTTGGAGCTCCTGCCCAGATGGAGCCTTAATCTACTCTTCTCTCTACTTCTGTGCGCTTTTTTAAACTTCGTAAGACAGGAGTTAAGGTGAGGCCAGCCGGAACGGTTGTGTTTCCCCAGCCACGGTCAGCAGGTTGAGAACAGGTATGGGGTAAGTGGCGAGTTTTTCCAAATTGCCAGGAAATCCTGGCAAAGGACGGGAGGGGCAGCGAGGTTGAAAGCTTGGTCAGGGGAGTAGTTGCGGTGATAGATCACGGAATGTGAGCTGCCTCctgggagaaggtgggggggggggggggcgggtccgCGGGACCCGATTCGGTGGTGGGCGGGTCCTGCTGGCTTCGGGGTGGCCCTGGGCGCCGAGGTGCTGGCAGGGTGAGCAGGCGCGAGGGGAGGCCCGGCCAGAGGTTCTGAAAGGGCCAGGCTCTTGGTGGTGGTGAGGCTCGGGATGTGACAGCAGGCCGGTGGCGGAGATGGGACGcggtgggtggaggggagggagggaggtgcttCGAGGGTCAGCTGAGTGGCCGAAGGAACCGGCAGGAACTGGCCCAGAAGTACAGCCGGAGAGACTTGATGGGGAGCTGGGTCCACCCCTGTGCTCCCAGGGCCGGGCCGGTTTCCAGTGGCACCAGGAGGTGGGCGCTCACAGAAGTAGGCGAACGTGTGGGAATTTGCCGATGACGGGCCCACGGGAACAGGGGAAGGGTTTTTGGGGTCGGGGAAGGAGTCGAGAATGTCAGAAAAAGGAGTCGAGCGCTGTCCTGGGGTCTTGGGACCTGGGACCTGCACCGGGACAGAGGTGGCTTCTGATGGACAGAACTGAGGGCGGGCCGGCGCATGTCGTGTCGTGTGCGGTGGGGGTGGCCGGGAGGCTCAGCCTTCCCGAGTGCACGCTGCCGCCTGACCCCCACGCCCCCTGGCTGCCCCCCAGTCCCACTCCCCCGCGGCCCCTCTCAGCAGGGCTCTTCGGAAGCTTGTGTGTGTTTGcggctcccctgccctcctcttgAGCCCGGGCTTTGCCCCCGTCGCTGCACGGAAGCGGCTCCGGTCAAGGCCGCAGGTGACCTTTGGTGCTCCATCCAGAGGCCGGATCTCCTTCCCGTCCCATTGAATCACCCAGCAGCATGTGCCTTACTGTCCTCCGCCTAACTTTAAGATGCTGTGGCACCGAGAAAGAGAAAACCAGCACCTCTGCAGCTCCTCACAGGGAATCTGAAGTCCGCAAAGCCCCACGTGATCTGGTGCCCGGTCACCTCACCTGCCCGCCCTCACCCGCCAGGGCCCCGGATCACCCTCGGACCCACCTTTGCTGCTGCTACCTCAGTGCCTTTGCGTCCGCTCTTCCCTCTGCTTGGGCCACTCCCGGAGGGTGTGTGCTCCAGTGTCCCCATTCCTAGTGCCCTGTGCCCCCAGCAGCGCCGTGCCCCCTTTACTGCTTTACTTTCCCGTAACGTTGGCCACCGCTGACGTACCACTTAGGTTTTGTACATTGTCTCCCTCCTCCAGGGTTTTAGGAAACTCTATCAGGTCggggtttcctttctttctgaaatCAGCAGCCAGAAAGAATGTTGCCGCCTAGGTGCTCAGTAGTCGCTGAGAGAGGATGTTTTGGTAACTCTGTTCCCCCTTTCTGTAGCGTACAGGTGACACCAAGCCCAACTTCTTCCAGGACTGCCTGATGGAGGTTTTCGACAACCTGGAACACCACATCCAGAACCCGCTGGTGTTGCAGTCCGTCCTCAGCCTGATGGACAGGGGCACGATGGTCCTCACCACCAACTACGACAACCTGCTGGAGATTTTCGGGCAGCAGCAGAGCAAGCCCATGGAGTCCCTGGACTTGAAGGACAAGACTAAGGTGCGggctgcggggtggggggcgggggtgtctcGCCCCCTCCGCGGGCCGACCGAGCCCTCCCTTTCACGGCGGCACAGGAGCGATCGCGACGCCGGGAGGGCGCCGACTGGTCTCACCTGCGCGTTTCCTCTGTGCCTTCGTCCCGCGCACGTGCGAGGGCTGCCcacgtgcgtgtgtgcgcgtggcAGGCCCTGTGGGAAGGAGGGCCAGTGGTTTGGGTAGCCCCTCCCCCTCGTTCTGGATCGGGTGATGCTGCGCGTGACGTTGTTATCTTGATATTTTTCCCTTAGTACCGTACTTGGAATGTTTCCTGATCACGAAGCTGTTTCTAAAAGCACGCTTACAAACGGCAGGGCGATGGGAGAACCGAACCAGAGTTGCCATCCTTTCTCTGTTATTACTAGCGTCCTTGCACAAGTACAGATAACACTACCGTCAAGATGTTTACACTTGTGTGTCTTTCTGGTGACTTCTTTAGGGTAAAATCTCAGAGGAGCGGCAGGGTCAGAGGGCATGAGTATGTTAGACAGATGATGTGAATCACCAGGTTGCTTCCCGGAAGATAGCCGGTTCCTGCCCCCACCAGCCGCGTCAGAGAGCACGCGTGTCCCACATCTTGTCAACACGtgtcaccaaaaaacaaaacaaaacacatttctcCCGTTGAGGTGGAAATCGGTGAACAGTGTAcgtttctgtttctcttatcGCTAAGGTCGATCCTGGTTTCATTTTGTCGACtgtatttcttttgtgaaatgtttgtgtctttgtgtgtttGCTTCAAGATGTTGTGTCATTACTAACGCCGCTGCTGGGTTATCCAGCTCATCCGCCCAGGAAGCCGAAGCGCGTAGAGATCGCGCCTTGACGTTGAGGGCTGCTCCTTGCGCCCTCCCCCGCGGAATGTGGCGAAAGCGTGTGCTGGCACGGTCCGCATGGTGGGGTCACGCCCTCCCCTGAGCTCTTTGTGACACGTGACGGAGCGCCCGCTCGCCGCACCCCAGCCACGCGGTCCCATCTGCGAGGCTCTCTGGCTGCTGCTGTTGTAAATCGCGTCCCTGGAAATCCAGTGCAAAGGGCCTGTGGCAGAAGTGCCGGCCGGCCCACCTCCCGCCCGGTGCCCACAGAGCTGGGCTCCTGCGGCGTGTCTGGCGGTGCCAGGCCTGCCCGCTGATGTGATGGTGGCCCTGGTGTGAGGACAAAATGGAGTGTGTGTGATGTGCAGCTTTTCAAGGGCCTTGTTCTAGATCTTGAGGTGAAGTCAGTCCAGGGCTGTTTGATAAGTTATGGGTCCACACGTGTGTTTTTCTGGGCGTACAGACCACACGTCCACGGCAGTGACTAAATAGAACGTGTCACTCAGAAGCGAAAGTCCCCTTCGTCCCCCTCAAGGAACCGGTCTCGGCAGGTAGCTGGCATCTCACGTGCTGAAAGCCGTCTGTAAAGCAGTTGTTGGTCCGACGGGACTCAAGTGGCACAATAGCCCGGTTCCCCTTAGGCTTTAAAGGTGCGATTATAAAGTGAAGCGTTTCTCTCGCTCTTTCCAAGGAACGGTTGAAACCCGCGAGTCCGGCGTAGATGtcttcctcttctgcctcctttaAATAATAGCTTTCTCCCTTCTGTCCTGGCTTGCTGTCCCACAGGTCCTTCAGTGGGCGCGAGGGCACATCAAATACGGAGTTCTCCACATTCACGGCTTGTACACCGATCCCTGCGGGATGGTCCTGGATCCGTCGGGGTACAAAGATGTTACTCAAGACCCGGAAGTCATGGTACGGCCCCCCTTCCTCAGGCCCTGCTTGCGCCCCTTGGGACTTGGTGGCCGCTGGCTGCTTGCTGGCAGTCCGAGCGGGTTCCTGGCCTCCAGGCATATCCCTGCCCCTCTGTCCACACCGCTGGCGCTGTCCTCAGCTCTGTCTCCCGGGGCTGGCGCGTTGAACGGAGGCCCGGTCCTCGTGCGGTGCGGCGCGGCTGCTCGGGGACGCAGGTGAATCTCTTCGGCGTGATCCGCGCCGGTCTTCTCCGGCCTCGTCCCGACCTCACACGGTGCTTTTTTGCGTTCTTTCCggcctcccctctcctttctctgcttggcgttctctctagctctcaaaaccTTGTTTTACACTTCATTCCTTCCCTGTGAGGCTTTTTTGATATCCTGGACAGAATGAAGTGTGGGAAAGCTGCTTTTCAGCTttctataaactttttttttttaatttttttttcaacgttttatttatttttgagacagagagagacagagcatgaacgggggaggggcagagagagagggagacacagaatcggaaacaggctccaggctctgagccatcagcccagagcctgacgcggggctcgaactcacgggccgcgagatcgtgacctggctgaagtcggacgcttaaccgactgcaccacccaggcgcccctctgtaaaCTTTTTTAATTAGAGCGCTTCCAAACCACAGTATTCTCACGGAGTCACCGGCAAGCTCGGGGTCGGGCGCCGTGGTCCTCATGCCGATCCCGGCCCGGGGCCCAGGTGTGGCCAGACGGGTGGCCGGGCTGATGCCCCTCAGCTGCGTCGGTAATGCTGTGAGGACGTCTGGGTGGACACCGGACCTCCCCCTGGGGTGTCGGGCGTCTGAAGGGGCAACTTCCTGCCGCACGCCCGAGTGACCGCGCAGAGTCCTGGCGGCCCCCTCTGGCCCGCTCCCTGGGGTCCCTGTCCTTGGTCTCccccctcctcagctctctgCTCTTACTCCCAGAAACCCAGTTCTGACCGCGGCACCCCGTTACCGTCTGTGAGCCACGGAGACACGTTAATTCCAGACCGTCATACATAACAGTTCTGGACAGAAACGAATAGAACGTCCTTAGTTCCCGTTTCGAGAATTTAAAATTGTACTTAATTCCAGGAGATTTGACTGGAGGGACTACACCAcaaggtgggtggtgggtggtgggtgggcgTCAGACTCTCCTTACTTTAAGGCACGTCTACGCCGGACGTCGACTGGGACCTGGATCCGTGACCCCGGCTTGGAGAGGAAGGGGCTCCCGCGGGTGCCGAGCAGGGAGTGTGTGCGCGGCTCGGGCCTCAGTTTGCTCACGCGCCACACCGCGTTGACGCGAACGGCTTTGCCTCTCACGGTGGGGACGGCCTGTTGCCGAGCGACATTCTAAAGGCGCAGGCGCGCGGCCGGGCCGGGACCTCGCCGTCTTTCAGACGAGCGTCCCTGTCTCTCGGCTGGCTTCTCCGCAGGAGGTGCTCCAGAACCTGTACCGCACCAAGTCCTTCCTGTTCGTGGGCTGCGGAGAGACCCTGCGGGACCAGATATTCCAGGCTCTCTTCCTCTACTCGGTGCCCAACAAGGTGGAGCTGGAGCACTACATGCTGGTGCTCAAGGAGGACGAGGACCACTTCTTCAAGCATCAAGCGGACATGCTTCTGCACGGGATCAAGGTCGTGTCGTACGGGGACTGTTTTGACTATTTTCCCGGATACGTGCAGGACCTCGCCTCTCAGATCTGCAGGCAGCGCAGCCCAGGTACGGGCCGTTCCCCCTTCCGGGCGTAAAGCGATGGGGctctttctgattttcctttcttgGGGATAGAACGTACGTACCGCGAGACGAAGCGGAGATGTAGTTTTACACACCCTTAGGTTGACCGGCCCTCCAGCCACGTTTTAAAAGGGTCCGTGTGTCCGTTACAAATCGGAGGCTGGGGCGAGTGGTCTGATGGTAACGTCTGCGAGCGGAGCCTTAGCGTTTAGCGCTGTGCGTGCAGGAGCCCCCGTGTAGTCCTGTTTCCGATGGCCGGCTATGTCCCCGCCGAGGCCCTTAACCAGGAGAGCAAACTGCCCAGCCGGCCGCAGCCGTTGAGATGCCGAAACCCCAAAAAGTGCAGAGACCTCATTTATTCTCACCGTGTCGCTGCAGCTCACGACTTAGAACCGTAGAGACACGAGACGATTTCACAAAGACTTTTCTTTTGGCAAATAACATCTTTTCCCCGTTCTGCCGCGTGCAGCACACCCTCGTAGGTGATTCCTGGCCCGGCTGGGGGGGAGTTGTTGACCTGCCCAGGAAGGACCAGGGTAACTGAGCAGCTTTTAAGTGGGTCAGCCTGTCAGAAGGGCAGTTGATGGGTTGGAGGTCGGGGACGTCAAACACGGATGATGGTGGGCGTGGAGCGGTCTTTACTGGCTGCCATTTAATTGCAGCCAGaacctccccccactccccccggGCAGGGGACTTGGGTCAACCACGTGGACGGCTGCACGTGGCCGCTGTGACCTGGAAGGCCACGATTGCGGCCGACCGGATGCGTACATGGTCCCGACAGCTCCGTCTTTCCCCGCTCGTCCTAGCGGACAGTTGGCTTTACGTCGAGGGCAGTGGTCCGTGTCGTAGCCCGAGGAGCAGCGGGGACGGACCCTCACGGGGCCCCACCCGCCGTGAGCTTTACCTTCTCCACCTTCGTGTTCGGTCACAGGACCCGGGGCCACGAAACAGATGATTCGATAGACGGCGAGGCCAGCTCCGAGGCGAATCACTTGCCCGGTGAACGCCCAGAGATTTCGGAGCCGGAGCGGGATCCGGTGTGTCCCAGGCAGGCCCGCGCGGCCtcgtcctgcccctccccacagcctcccccGCCTCCGCACGCACGGCTGCCCCGAGGACCGGGGCTCACGAAACCCGAGTGCCTTCCTGTCCCCGCTAGACCCCCTTCCATGACCCCGGGTGCATCCGACGAGCTGTCAGGGCCAAAAGCTCTTTTGGACCCGGAATCTGTGACCGTGTCCTTCAGGATGTTTGCGCTTACCTTCGCGAATTCTCTCTCTTGACCGGAGAGGGTGGTGTCCTGGCGAGGACAGTCGTGACAGTGACCGCGGGTACCGTACCTTCCTCCCCGTGTGCCAGGCTGGCCCAGACGTGCCACACGTGGAGCCCCTCGGTCCTCACGGTAACCCAGGGAGGAGGCAAGGAGGGGCGCTCCCGGCCCGGGGCCCCACGGCACACCGGAGCTGGCGTTCAGGTCCCCTTGTCGCGCTGCCTCTCCGAGCAGCCCTTGCCGCCGTCCCTGCCACTGCCCTGAGGATGAGGACGAAGGGCACGTGACGTCTCGGTTCTGCtgactctcttctttcttctccagatGCTGACCGAGTGGACAGCACCACGCTGTTGGGTAAACAGATCTTGATTTCTGCCAGCCCGTTCTTTGCCTACATGTGCTGCTAGCTCGCTGCCACTGTTGCAGAATCACCAAGTGTTTCTCGTAGTAAATACTTAGCCTGTATTGAAACGGCCCCCCCAGAGGTGATGGCCAGCCCCGCCCTCGCGAGGGTCCCTGCCACAGCGCGAGGATTAAAAACGCGTCCCCCCAGCAGGGAGGTGCAGCTCAAACACGGGTCATGTGCTGGCACCCGAGAATAATTTCCCTTCTTACAAGTGAGAGTTGCAGGGCGACCAGACAAGACTCCGTCTAAGGTGTAGCAGGCCTGGCCCGGCCCCCTCAGAAGTGTCCATCGGCAAGGTTCTGAGCTTTCAGATCAGTTTTTCTGCTTGCTGCTTGTTGGAAAGGTGCAGCTTCTCGCTGCCAGGCCCTCTCTGGCCGGTTACGAATTTGCAAGACAGAGCCGGGCCGGGTGGCGGCCAGTGTCCTCCTGTGGGCGGAATGGGCACTGGGCTGTGCACAGAGGTGGgctggtgggggagaaggggccgGTCTGTGCGGCCCTGGTGCCCCTGCCCGCCTGGCTCGGCCCCTCCGCTTTCCATTCCTGCCTCGTTTCCCTGTGAAAGGACGCCTTCGTTAGACCCTTTCCCACTTAAACGTGACTTTCAGATCCGTCCCTTTCTTTGGAAGAAAGCGCAGCCCGTGGGGCATGGCAGGggttatttggctattgtttcaGCAAAATCCGATTTATTAGCCCTTGAAGGGTGGATTCTAAAACAGATGAAAACTTTTCACCTCATAGGTAACGCGTGTCAGGACTGCGCGAAGAGAAAGCTGGAAGAGAACGGGATTGAAGATTCCAAGAGGCCCCGACGGTCCGATGCAGGTACGCGAGCTTTCCGTGCAGCGGCCGCTTGGCCACACACAGCTGTTGGCGGCCCCTGTGTTTTGTCCGGTCATGAGGCCCCTTGCCGTGGGCGGGAGGGGTGAGGACACGTGTGTCCACTGAAGGCGGCACGCGCTTGAGGAAGCACACGGGAGGTCAGCCCAGGCTTCTCGCAGTGAGCGCTCTGTGCCGTCACACCCGCTTCGAGAAGCAGCATCGCTGGGAGCCTGGCCCCCACCCGCCGCACCCCGGCTGGCCACCGTCCTGCCTTCTGTCCCTCGGTCCGCAGGGAAAACCACTTCAGGTCATCTGTCTTTTGTTCCCCATGTCA
This window contains:
- the FAM118A gene encoding protein FAM118A isoform X3; this translates as MDPVEKTTNRSEQKSSRKFLKSLIRKQPQELLLVIGTGVSAAVAPGIRALCSWRSCIEAVIEAAEQLEVLHPGDVAEFRRKVMKDRDLLVVAHDLIRKMSPRTGDTKPNFFQDCLMEVFDNLEHHIQNPLVLQSVLSLMDRGTMVLTTNYDNLLEIFGQQQSKPMESLDLKDKTKVLQWARGHIKYGVLHIHGLYTDPCGMVLDPSGYKDVTQDPEVMEVLQNLYRTKSFLFVGCGETLRDQIFQALFLYSVPNKVELEHYMLVLKEDEDHFFKHQADMLLHGIKVVSYGDCFDYFPGYVQDLASQICRQRSPDADRVDSTTLLGNACQDCAKRKLEENGIEDSKRPRRSDADDAGGS
- the FAM118A gene encoding protein FAM118A isoform X4 is translated as MDPVEKTTNRSEQKSRKFLKSLIRKQPQELLLVIGTGVSAAVAPGIRALCSWRSCIEAVIEAAEQLEVLHPGDVAEFRRKVMKDRDLLVVAHDLIRKMSPRTGDTKPNFFQDCLMEVFDNLEHHIQNPLVLQSVLSLMDRGTMVLTTNYDNLLEIFGQQQSKPMESLDLKDKTKVLQWARGHIKYGVLHIHGLYTDPCGMVLDPSGYKDVTQDPEVMEVLQNLYRTKSFLFVGCGETLRDQIFQALFLYSVPNKVELEHYMLVLKEDEDHFFKHQADMLLHGIKVVSYGDCFDYFPGYVQDLASQICRQRSPDADRVDSTTLLGNACQDCAKRKLEENGIEDSKRPRRSDADDAGGS
- the FAM118A gene encoding protein FAM118A isoform X1, with product MDPVEKTTNRSEQKSSRKFLKSLIRKQPQELLLVIGTGVSAAVAPGIRALCSWRSCIEAVIEAAEQLEVLHPGDVAEFRRKVMKDRDLLVVAHDLIRKMSPDCLMEVFDNLEHHIQNPLVLQSVLSLMDRGTMVLTTNYDNLLEIFGQQQSKPMESLDLKDKTKVLQWARGHIKYGVLHIHGLYTDPCGMVLDPSGYKDVTQDPEVMEVLQNLYRTKSFLFVGCGETLRDQIFQALFLYSVPNKVELEHYMLVLKEDEDHFFKHQADMLLHGIKVVSYGDCFDYFPGYVQDLASQICRQRSPDADRVDSTTLLGNACQDCAKRKLEENGIEDSKRPRRSDADDAGGS
- the FAM118A gene encoding protein FAM118A isoform X2; this encodes MDPVEKTTNRSEQKSSRKFLKSLIRKQPQELLLVIGTGVSAAVAPGIRALCSWRSCIEAVIEAAEQLEVLHPGDVAEFRRKVMKDRDLLVVAHDLIRKMSPRTGDTKPNFFQDCLMEVFDNLEHHIQNPLVLQSVLSLMDRGTMVLTTNYDNLLEIFGQQQSKPMESLDLKDKTKVLQWARGHIKYGVLHIHGLYTDPCGMVLDPSGYKDVTQDPEVMEVLQNLYRTKSFLFVGCGETLRDQIFQALFLYSVPNKVELEHYMLVLKEDEDHFFKHQADMLLHGIKVVSYGDCFDYFPGYVQDLASQICRQRSPGNACQDCAKRKLEENGIEDSKRPRRSDADDAGGS